One Planctomycetia bacterium DNA window includes the following coding sequences:
- a CDS encoding hypothetical protein (possible pseudo, internal stop codon): MQVKVPCAEPHGRFTLLMERFVIDVLQACQAVKGACTLVGISWDQAWHVLERAVARGLARKQATAIARIGVDEKAFRKGHRYLTIVNDVDRGTVEFVA, from the coding sequence GTGCAGGTCAAGGTGCCGTGTGCAGAGCCCCATGGCCGCTTCACTCTGCTCATGGAGCGGTTCGTGATCGACGTTCTCCAAGCCTGCCAGGCCGTGAAGGGAGCCTGCACGCTCGTCGGCATCAGCTGGGATCAGGCTTGGCACGTCCTCGAGCGAGCCGTCGCTCGCGGGCTGGCCCGCAAGCAAGCAACCGCCATCGCCCGCATCGGCGTCGATGAGAAGGCGTTCCGCAAAGGCCATCGGTATCTGACGATCGTCAACGACGTTGACCGCGGAACCGTCGAGTTCGTCGCGTAA
- a CDS encoding hypothetical protein (possible pseudo, internal stop codon), with amino-acid sequence MAAFYESRTPDQLAGIEAVAMDMWEPYIQSTLEAVPLASSKIVFDRFHVMQHMTQAVDVVRRRENRLLITEDDDRLKGTKYLWISSKENVHPKRRAELRFLRGSDLKTARAWAIKENLRHLWSFRVEGWARRFFSQWSGWAMRSRLEPIKAVARLIDRRLDNIITHCRHQLTNAVAEGRNSKIMAIKRRAGGYRNVGNFKDVIYFYCGGLRLYP; translated from the coding sequence GTGGCGGCATTCTATGAGTCCCGCACCCCAGATCAGCTCGCGGGCATTGAGGCAGTCGCGATGGACATGTGGGAGCCGTACATCCAATCCACTCTCGAAGCCGTTCCTCTGGCTTCCTCCAAGATCGTCTTCGACCGCTTCCATGTCATGCAGCACATGACCCAAGCTGTAGACGTCGTGCGTCGCCGTGAGAATCGGCTGCTGATCACCGAGGACGATGACCGCCTCAAGGGCACGAAGTACCTGTGGATCTCCTCCAAGGAGAACGTCCATCCCAAACGCCGGGCCGAGCTCCGCTTCCTCCGGGGAAGCGATCTCAAGACTGCCCGTGCCTGGGCCATCAAGGAGAACCTGCGGCACCTGTGGTCGTTCCGTGTCGAGGGCTGGGCTCGGCGCTTCTTCTCTCAATGGAGCGGCTGGGCGATGCGGAGCCGCCTCGAGCCGATAAAGGCGGTAGCCCGATTGATCGACCGCCGCCTCGACAACATCATCACCCACTGCCGCCATCAACTGACCAACGCGGTCGCCGAGGGCCGCAACAGCAAGATCATGGCCATCAAGCGTCGGGCCGGCGGCTACCGC